The genomic stretch CCATGAAAGGGGATGTTCTCTACCACCAGCCGATATGTAGCATATCCAAAAACAGATACTTTCTTCTTACCAAAAACCTTTCCATTCCATAAACCTGGCACAGTCATATAACCGTCAGGTTCCGGCCTTGTCTCATTTTGAGCCGAAAAATCCTCCGGTGTCAGGAGCTGATTCCAATAGAATTCCCACTCACCATCCAGCGGAAGAATTTTTGTATGCTCCATGTTCCAATCCGCAAGCTCCAGCCTGCCTTTAACAGCGTGCAAATTTCTGCTTTTTCCTTGCTTTTGCTCAGGCATTGACAATAGCAGCATTGAAGTGAATACAACTATAATCAGAATAACGATTGAAACTCTTTTTAACAAATTGCTACCTCCATTGAAATCCTACTGGATTCTTTCAAACAGCCTTATGAGTGAAAGCAGAAACAGCAACCACCTGAGCATATAGCAGAGAATCCCGGCATTATAAATTAATTATATCAGATTTATTGTTGCAGTTATATTGCAAATACGACATTCTACAACATTTTATTCAAAAAAAGCCTTCTGCTACAGGAAGCAGAAGGCCCTTTCTATTCTCTATTTGTTAATTCCTGATCTGATTATTTTCCATGCCTGGATAAGAACAGAAGGAACAATAGCAAGTCCATAGATCATACCCATCTGATAGTTTGACAGTTTCGCAATTTCAAATAGATTCTGCAGAAATGGAACAAACAATACAAGATTAAGGAAGATAATACCCGCTAAGAAAGCAAACAGGCTGTAGATGTTCTTTTTAAACCCTATCGCAAAGATAGAAAGCTTGCTTCTGCAGTTAAATCCATGGAAAAGTCTTGCCAGACACAGGGTAGCAAAGGCCATGGTACTGGCAACTGCTTCTCCACCGCCGGAAAGGCCGATATGAAAAGCAATCAGGGTACATACAGCAATTAATCCGCCCTGTACCAAAAGCTTTGTCATAAATTCCCTGGAAAGGATACCAGCTTTGGGGTCTCTGGGTTTCTCATCCAATAGATTCGCTTCCGGTGGCTCCATACCAATTGCAATGGCCGGCAGGGAGTCTGTTAACAGGTTGATAAACAACAGATGCACTGCATGGAAAGGTACAGGTAATGCAAGAATACTTGTATAGAGTACACTTAGTATACCTGCCATATTCCCGGAGAGCAGGAACTGGATCGCATTCTTAATATTTCTGAAGACGTTTCGTCCATTTGCTACTGCTTTAATAATGGTTGCAAAGTTGTCATCGGATAATATCATAGCTGCTGCATCTTTTGATACTTCGGTTCCTGTAATACCCATGGCAATACCGATATCCGCTTTTTTTAGAGCAGGAGCGTCGTTGACACCATCCCCTGTCATGGCAACGATATTCCCTTTATTCTGCCAGGCATTAACGATTCTGATTTTATTTTCCGGTGAAACTCTGGCGTATACAGATACGGAAGAAACTTTCTTATTAAGCTCTTCTTCTGAGAGAGCATCCAGCTCAACGCCAGTAAGTGCTATGTCACCTTCTTCATAGATACCAATCTGCTTCGCTATGGCAACTGCTGTCAGCTTATGATCACCGGTAATCATGACCGGACGTATACCCGCTCTCTTTGCATCGGCAACGGCCAGCTGTGACTCAACCCTCGGAGGATCCACCATGGAAATCAGTCCAAGGAAAGTAAAGCCATCTTCGCTTTCTAATTTCAGAGCATGCCCTTCTTCAACTTCTTTATAGGCAAAAGCCAGTACACGAAGTCCTTCTTCGGAGAACTCACGGTTCTTATTAAGTATCTTCTCTCTGTCTGCTTCGGTTATTTCCCGGATACCATCATTGGTTCTGATACTTACTGTCCTGCTAAGGAGTTCATCCAGGGCACCTTTGGTTAATAAAGTGGGTACACTGTGCAGTTCATAGATGGTACTCATGAGCTTTCTCTCAGAATCAAAAGGAATCTCGTCGATTCTTGGCATCATACCACGGATTTCATCATCCATTAGCTGAATCTTTCTTGCCATTTCAAGTAATGCATATTCCGTGGGATCACCGATTGCAACCCCATTATGAATAGAGGCATCATTTGTCAGGATTGCATCATATAGCAGATATCGATGCAGCTGATTCTTAAGGTTAAGTTCATTTACGTCTAAAGTTTCTTCTCCAATGTAAATATGCTGAACAGTCATCTTATTCTGTGTTAACGTTCCTGTTTTATCAGAACAGATTACAGATACGGAACCAAGGCTTTCCACTGCCTTTAATTCTTTAATAATCGCATTTTCCTTGGCCATCTTTTGTGTTCCCATAGCCTGAACAATGGTTACAATGGAACTTAAAGCTTCCGGAATCGCTGCAACAGCCAGAGCTACAGCAAACATAAGAGAATCTAACAAGGGTACATTACGTATCATACTAAGTACAAAAACAATGGCACTGATAATCATAATTACAATAGCAAGTTTACTGCTGAAATTATCAAGACTTACCTGAAGAGGTGTTTTCTTTTCCTTGGTGTCATTCATAAGAGCGGCTATTTTACCGATTTCAGTGTTCATACCTGTATCTGTAACCAGTACCACTGCTCTTCCGTAGGTTATTAAGCTTCCCGAAAATACCAGGTTCACTCTGTCACCAAGGGGAACTTCTTCCTCTAGTGTAATGTCATTCTTATCTACATTGGTGGATTCTCCGGTCAGTGAGCTTTCATTCACCTGAAGTGAGTAATTATTCAGGATCCTTCCATCTGCAACCACCATATCACCGGCTTCCAGCATAAGTATGTCACCTGGAACCACTTCCTTTGATGGAACTTCAATTTTCTTACCGTCTCTTAATACTTTCGCATTCGGCGAAGAGAGAGATTTCAGACTTTCCAGGGATTTTTGTGCTTTTTCATGCTGTACGGTTCCAAGTATCGCATTCAGTATGATAACCAGCAGAATTACGATAGTACTTTCTACGTTTCCGGATAGACTGGATATAACCGCAGCAATAATAAGTATTATTACAAGAAGGTCTTTAAACTGTTCAGCGAATACCTGAAATACACTCTTCTTTTTTGCTTCAAGAAGAGTATTATCCCCCACTCTGTCCCGTATTTCTACAACCTGTTTCGAGGTAAGACCATCACTGGTTACCTTCATTTCCTTCAGGGCTTCTTCGCCTGATAACTTGTACCATTGTTTCATTCTTTCACTCCTTGTGTATTTAGTTAAAAAAAAGACTTCTAATGGAGGCAAGAGGAATTCCTTCTTGTCATTTCCATTAAAAGTCTTGTAACCGAAACTTGGCATGCACACCCAGGTTTGTTAATCCGCGACTGTTGGATTGTGCATTAAAACTACTCCCTTTTATCAGAAAAGAACATATACTTTTTCAATGAATAACATTATATTTTATAAATATTTATGTGTCAACTATGAATAGTTAATTTCATGGAATGGTATTGATTTTCTGTTTTTGAGGAGATCATTTTAGATAAATGTCACAATAGAATATCCCTGTATATTCCTAGTATGTACCAAATGTCATCTGATTATGCTGTCCTTTGGTCGAAAGAATTTTGTGTTATTTGATTTATTTCTTCGCAACAATCAGGTAACGATGAATAGTGCCCTTTCGATTATATCATTAAATCGGCATTTCAGGGAAATAGTATCCTGCAAGGAAATCCTCTATCTTTTCTTTATGAGAGATTCCGGTGACAATCATAATACGTTCTGCCGGATAATTTTCAATAAGCCTTTTTATATTATGCTGTATCCTTCTTTCTCTTTCAGCATTGAAATTTACAAGTTCCTGAAAATCGTGGAGTTTTAGATATTCCTCCAATTGTTCTTCGAGGAATTGGATTTTGGAATAGTAACTTGAATACTCGAGCTGGCAGGACTTTAATGTGCAAGTCTCAAAAAAGGGCTTCATTCGTGCCTTTCTTTGAAGAATCAATTCTTTTACATGGATATCTTTCTGCATAAGTGAGAATATGTCCGGCAGACCCGCAGCACTTTCACCTATGCGTAAATTTTCCATAGCTTTTCCTCTCCAGTCGAATCCATATACAGGAATACGATTTTCATATTCCTCTTTTAACAATACCATCTCCGGCGGATAGAATGTGCGGAGATAGGAATTCGCTTCTGCCATATCCTGCGCACGTATTTCCACACAGAGAAGATCCGGTTTATACCGTTTTACTTCTTCCAGGATATGATAAAACCCATAATTTTGGTTAATCTCGTGTGTCCCGTGAATAGTTCCAAGTATATATACATTTTTCATTTTGTATGTCTCCATATGTTAGTTTTAACTAACTTTATGGTAGCCGTAAATCAGTTCTTTGTCAACCGTTTCATCGCTTTAACTACTTCCTCCACATTCTCCAAAGTTATCTCGCTATGGGAATATTTCTCATAAGCTTTTATATTGACATGTTCAAAATCTATTTCCTGCAATCTTTCGATAATTTCCTGCTCGAAACGATATTTTAAGATTCGGTTTCCCGCATAGATAGCATAGGGAGGTATATTCTTTGCTACAACGCTTCCGGCTCCTATTACACAGCCTCTTCCAAGGGTCACCCCTGACAGTATAATTGCTCCATAACCAATCCATACATCGTCTTCAACGGTTATTGGTCCTTTACAGACTGCATCATATTCCGAGTGATATTCCAGTTCGGGAAAGGGGTAATTAGACGCTCGTTTATAATTATGCTCGCCACCAAGTACAAAATTTACATTACTGGCTATGGAACAGTAAATTCCGATAGTGAGCTGTTCTTTCCTGGAACCATACCAATGAGCATTAATATGTCCATAGGTTCCCTTGCCAACCCTGATCAGATTCATTGGACTGTTATAGCTTATGGTTGTTAAATTATGTCTGTTAGTTTTCCTCCAACGGGCATTTTTTCTTTCCTGCAGATATTTTGAGGCAAAGGGTGAAATGAGTGCTTTCAACAGTAACATATGCTCCTCCGGTTTTATTCAACTATACTTCTATTACTACAAATATATGCTTCTCTGGGCCACTCCTTGCATTTTTTGTGCTTTCTCTTCAATTTTACTAAAACAGTAAAGATAAACCGCATCACACACCCTTACGGCTCATATATTATAGGAATACCGTTTTCAAGGAATATATCTATGTGCACAGCAATGACTTTACATACCCAGTCCCATGAAATTTTCTTTGGACGTACCATGGACTTTTCCCATGACATTATACCGCAGCTTTACATCGTTCCCAGCTCTTATGTATGGCACAATACGCTAAATAATAATCCCATCAAAAACCCCTATAGCTTTATCGGGCTTGGTCAGGAGCTTGATGGGATTCTTGGCTTCTTTGATGGTGTCAATGAGAAAGGCTTCGCAGCAGCAGTCCTATACTTTGCAGGTTATGCCCATTATGCCTCACAGGTCTCACCCAAAACTGCGCTTCCAATTGCATCCATTGATTTTCTACAGTATATTCTGGGCAGATGTTCCTCCGTAAAAGAGCTGCCCTATCTGTTAAAGGATATAAACTTAGTAGGAATACCAGATCCGGTCACTGGATCAATTGCTCCTTTACACTGGATTGCAGCTGACAAAAACGGTGACTGCGCCGTAGTCGAACCCACCATTAATGGACTGACTATCCGAAATAACCCTATCGGTGTCATGGCAAACAGCCCCGACTTTTCCTGGCATTTGACAAATCTGAGGAACTATATGGGTGCTTCCCCTGTGCAAACAGAAGAGGTCTGCTGGGATTCTCTCCGTTTAACACCTTTTGGGCAGGCGGGAGGAACGGTACCGCTGCCAGGAGGCTTTACTTCACCGGAACGCTTTGTCCGGACTGCTTATCTGAAAGCACATTTACCCGAACCTAAGAACAGCAGTGAAGCACTTGCGGCCTGTTTTCATATTATGGAAAGTGTCTCGATTCCCAAAGGAGCCGTTCTAACCAGTAGAAACACCTACGATTATACAAAATATACAGCATTTATAAACACGAATACCTGCGAATACTTCTTTAAAACCTATGACGACATAAATCTGAAAACAGCAAGCCTTACCCAAGGATTGAATCTGTACAAAACCAGATTATAACTCAATGCCAGTATTCTGTGTCAACGGTAATCCATTGCGCAGGATCCCTGGAGGGATAGCTGTTATTGTATTTCTCCACACGCTCCAGCATTCGGATATACGCTTCTGCCGAATTAAAGGTCGCATTCAAATTGACAATATCCGGTCTGGATTCCATTCTTTTCAGCAGATCCGGTATTAGTCCATAGTGTGCTACTCCACGATTACCGTTGACATCAAAGGTCCTGTTGCCTGTCACCTGTCTTCCAAACAATACCTTTTCCACCTCAGAACTGTAAACCCCAGGGTACAAAGCCTGAAAACTGCCGTCGTCATAATTGACATTTGAGAATACTCCGGGAAATCTATCAAAATTCGGGAGCATACATGCTCCATTTACATCACTGCCAAAGGGAATTCCAAGTATTATGTCATCCGATGTATCACTGTTGGTGTTATACCAGGTGGTAGGTACTTTATATGGTCCTCCGTATGCCTGATATTCACTCTTGTCTAAGATTCCATAAGAAGGTGTTCCCCCCTTGCTTAACTCTATCATATAGGAAAGATAGTCTGAAACACAAAGCTGATGTTTATCCATTGTTTCCCATAACATAGGAGAGATGATGCCGCCCAGCTGCATGATCTTAATCATCCTGGGAATATCCATCTGCTCCCAGGCTGCGTCTTCCGGCTCGAACATATCAAGAATTCTAGTATGAGAGGCGATGATGCCTGGATACTTTTCCTCCCATAACATATCCAGCGCGGTGTTAAAGGTTTTATCACTCATATGATCCACTTCAATTACAAAACGTTTATCGATAAGCTTTTGAATGAACCATTCACCGGTTCTTGAAAGCCCCTGCGTATTGGCATGCCCCTGTGCCTCAGCCGGCAGCTCAGCTTTGGGCTGTTTATAGAATACACGGGGATTGGAGCTTACTTCCGGCTGATAGAAGTCCCCCGTCTGCATATAATTCATTATACTGAATAATTCACCCTGATAGACCTGGGCTCCTGCAAAACCATTATTTAAGGCATGCACCGGGAAAATACTGCGCACTCCCAGATTATAGAATTTGGTAAGCTGAGACTCAATATTGGCAAGCCTTGTATCGCATTCTGCTTTGGTTATCTGTCCCGCTTCATACAGACCAATGTAGTCCTTATCCGCACCAAAGACAGTATCTAACTCAAGTGCCAGAAATACTGCCATCTTTCCTTCACTGATAACCTGTCTGGCCTCTTTTGAATCCTTAACAATACGAAACCAGCCTTTACCCGGTCCCCCGCACTGTGCATCGATATAATCCTGCATGCTATAGATATTCTGAATCTGAAGTTCTGCAACCACCATATCATCGGTGGGTCCGTTTTTATAAGGCGGCAGCGTATTGGTAATCTGTGCCAGGGTCTTATTATTAACACATTGCTGCACAAGTACCCTTTGCCCAGCCAGCCAGGAACGTTCTAGCCATTTATAGTATGTCTGCTGGTGATTGGTAGAATAGCTGGTTGGCCAATAATTAAAATTCGGATATCCGCCGGTATCATGTGAACCTGCTCCGTCCACCAGTTTTCCCCATAGGTCAAAGATACCGCCATTTCCGTGATTACCGGAGCAATCGGCTAAAGCCTGCTCAATTCCCAATGGATTGTAAGCCTCCCCTGCAAAGGTAGCCTGACCGGACCCAAGATTATGATTGATATGGGCATGGGTATCTGCATAACCAATGATATTCTCACCGACACCAGGACGTGAAAGAGCATATTCCGGCGTTATTGTACTACCGGTAGAGCTTAAGATATTTACATTGGTATCCGCTTCCGGAAAAGCTTTTGTACCCTGAGTGGCTTCAAAAGCAAAAAGACAGCTGTTATCAACTGCAGTCTTCCATACCAGGGAAGTACCTGAAATACTAACGTATTTCTTCTCCGTGATGGAATACAGGCTGAACGCTCCGCCGTTCTGTGGATCAATCCGCCATTGTATACTGTTCTGCCTGTTGGTATCCCGGATAATGGCTTTAAAGAAGTTGATATTAAGCCACTTACCGTCATTGTCATAGAGTATGTATACACCAAGTGCAGAAGGTTTCAGATAGAAGGTAATCCCTTCTGATGCTGTATTTGCCTGTGCTTCATACCCTGCATTATTGCCTAAAAGATATTTTCCGTTTGAAAGTGACTTAACCTTATAGTATTTATTGGCAAGGGAATACTGGTTCTGCCCTGTCCCTGTGTCAGCTGATGCAGTAGAATAGTAAGGAAAGAATAAGGATGCATATATTATCAAAATAACCATTAGAAATGCTATATACTTATTTATTACTTTCATAATTTCCCTCCGTGTTCTTAGAACGATCTGTTTTCTTCTGTAAATAATCTGTTATTGTCTTAGCAGGACCTGTTTTTTGGGGAGAATCTGTTTTTTTAGGAGAATCTGTTTTTTAGGAGAATCTGTTTTCTTAGATTGGCCTGCTTATTCTCAGATTGACCTGTTTTTTTCTCAAACCGACCTGCTTTTCTCGACCTCTTTTTTCTCAAATTGACTGCTCTTTCTCGACCTGTTTTTTCTCAGATTGCCCAGTTATGTTCTTACATGATCTGTTTCAGAAGGATGCTTCCTCTCTGCCATTTACTTGTCCTTGTTTTGAAGCATTCTTTTAATTCCTGTTATAAATCTCCGGTTAAGGATATGGATTATTCCTTCCAGGATATTTTCTGAAATACCCCCTTCACCAGAAGCAGCAATCGCAAAAAAGGGCATTTCATATATCATAGCCGCCATCATTCCCTCCTGACCTGCTTCGGCCTTTGACACCTCCTTTGCATATTTATTTGAATACCAGCAAATGATTTTTCCAAGCATTGTACCACTTATGTCCTCCAAGGTGTTTCCCATGTGAAATGGCCTTTTAGCCTGAATCGGATCAGTCGGAATCTGCCTTCCGTAGATTACTTCAAATTCCTCTTTGCAAATTCCTGTAAAACCCTTTGTTACATGGTAATAAGAAAGTGCCTTTTGCCGGTAATCCGGCTGTATTGCATCCGGAGATTTCAGTTCTATTACTCCTTTTAAAAGCGTATTGTCTGAGGTTCCTCCCAGGAGTATCTTATACTCACCACTTTCTGCATACCAATCTTTTAAAATTGTATTATAATAACCAAAGGTTTTCGTATCCAGCAGAACTGATATGTTCTTTGACTCCCCCGGCTCAAGCTCTGTCACTACAAAATCTCTCAATTCTTTCTTTGGCAGGAATACCTCCTCACTTTGATGTGAGGTAAATAGAAACGTTATTTCTCTCGCTGAATGTTCTCCGGTATTTGTTAGTGTAAAGGAGACCGTTATTTTATCCCCATAAATGCAGTTTTCTTTGCTCAGCCTCATATCCGAGTAAGTGAAGGTGCTGTAAGAAAGCC from Anaerocolumna sp. AGMB13020 encodes the following:
- a CDS encoding cation-translocating P-type ATPase; this translates as MKQWYKLSGEEALKEMKVTSDGLTSKQVVEIRDRVGDNTLLEAKKKSVFQVFAEQFKDLLVIILIIAAVISSLSGNVESTIVILLVIILNAILGTVQHEKAQKSLESLKSLSSPNAKVLRDGKKIEVPSKEVVPGDILMLEAGDMVVADGRILNNYSLQVNESSLTGESTNVDKNDITLEEEVPLGDRVNLVFSGSLITYGRAVVLVTDTGMNTEIGKIAALMNDTKEKKTPLQVSLDNFSSKLAIVIMIISAIVFVLSMIRNVPLLDSLMFAVALAVAAIPEALSSIVTIVQAMGTQKMAKENAIIKELKAVESLGSVSVICSDKTGTLTQNKMTVQHIYIGEETLDVNELNLKNQLHRYLLYDAILTNDASIHNGVAIGDPTEYALLEMARKIQLMDDEIRGMMPRIDEIPFDSERKLMSTIYELHSVPTLLTKGALDELLSRTVSIRTNDGIREITEADREKILNKNREFSEEGLRVLAFAYKEVEEGHALKLESEDGFTFLGLISMVDPPRVESQLAVADAKRAGIRPVMITGDHKLTAVAIAKQIGIYEEGDIALTGVELDALSEEELNKKVSSVSVYARVSPENKIRIVNAWQNKGNIVAMTGDGVNDAPALKKADIGIAMGITGTEVSKDAAAMILSDDNFATIIKAVANGRNVFRNIKNAIQFLLSGNMAGILSVLYTSILALPVPFHAVHLLFINLLTDSLPAIAIGMEPPEANLLDEKPRDPKAGILSREFMTKLLVQGGLIAVCTLIAFHIGLSGGGEAVASTMAFATLCLARLFHGFNCRSKLSIFAIGFKKNIYSLFAFLAGIIFLNLVLFVPFLQNLFEIAKLSNYQMGMIYGLAIVPSVLIQAWKIIRSGINK
- a CDS encoding CatB-related O-acetyltransferase, which produces MLLLKALISPFASKYLQERKNARWRKTNRHNLTTISYNSPMNLIRVGKGTYGHINAHWYGSRKEQLTIGIYCSIASNVNFVLGGEHNYKRASNYPFPELEYHSEYDAVCKGPITVEDDVWIGYGAIILSGVTLGRGCVIGAGSVVAKNIPPYAIYAGNRILKYRFEQEIIERLQEIDFEHVNIKAYEKYSHSEITLENVEEVVKAMKRLTKN
- a CDS encoding choloylglycine hydrolase family protein; protein product: MCTAMTLHTQSHEIFFGRTMDFSHDIIPQLYIVPSSYVWHNTLNNNPIKNPYSFIGLGQELDGILGFFDGVNEKGFAAAVLYFAGYAHYASQVSPKTALPIASIDFLQYILGRCSSVKELPYLLKDINLVGIPDPVTGSIAPLHWIAADKNGDCAVVEPTINGLTIRNNPIGVMANSPDFSWHLTNLRNYMGASPVQTEEVCWDSLRLTPFGQAGGTVPLPGGFTSPERFVRTAYLKAHLPEPKNSSEALAACFHIMESVSIPKGAVLTSRNTYDYTKYTAFINTNTCEYFFKTYDDINLKTASLTQGLNLYKTRL